A part of Methanomassiliicoccales archaeon genomic DNA contains:
- a CDS encoding YHS domain-containing protein: MAVDPICKMQVDEKTAKWKSEYKGKTYYFCAPGCKKKFDSDPDKYLK; encoded by the coding sequence CTGGCAGTAGACCCCATATGCAAGATGCAGGTAGATGAAAAGACCGCGAAATGGAAGTCGGAATACAAGGGAAAAACCTATTATTTCTGTGCGCCGGGATGCAAGAAGAAATTCGATTCCGACCCAGATAAATATCTGAAATGA